The DNA region AGTCGCTTTATGTCCTTAGCATTGGCATACCATCTCGGAATCATAACGAAAGCAAGTGCATGAAGATCTCTGTATACCTTCTTTACTGTATATTCCTTCACTTAACAAGCTTTTGCAACTTTTTTGGTGTCTAACCCAATTAAATACAAATTCTCATCAAGATAGATACGAAATTCAAAACTTGGatttcaaataaaagaaaaaacttatagAGAAGTTGGTCAAGTTTCAATGgcttgttgatattttttattgcaaTATACCAtaatccataaaaaaatattacaaaaaaatctaaaaatttagTGAGGgacgaaaaaataaaattattcatgtttAGACAAATTTTTAGCATAAAAATTCAATCAATTacaatgtaaattattttttatcattcttcTCTCATCACTTGTATGTCTAAATAGATAGACAagcattataaaaaagaaaaggatagatAGACAAATGGATATGTAAGAATTTCACTTTACATATTTCATGTTTTATAGTTATGGATAgtgaataacaattttattaggAGGAAAGAAGTAGGCAATAGGAGGAAAAAACTATGCCACCAGAGTGTTTGATTGAagggaaggaaaagaaaaataaaaacagcatCAACATTTCATATGAAACTCTAGAATTTGAAAAGGGAAATGATATTTAGATACCTATATGCCATTAGACACCAAGATATTAAGAGAtccaaataaaagagaaatatgTCAATTAAACATGATAAGTAATATATGATATGTGAAAAAGAGCttagataaaaagaaataaaaggataGTCTAACTTATCCCAATTAAAAATGAGATTAAATAATCCCTAGAAGATTATTagtgtgattaaaaaaattatatcaaccaTTTTGAAGTATATAGTTAATTGCAACAATATCTTTTATAAGGttgtttaatcatatttttatttatagtaagtTAAACAATCTCATAAGAACAATGctttttcaaaatttacttttttttcaaacatctaattaacatttatgtttttctgtttctttcttcttaattattatatcatttatcataCATATACTTATCTCATTTTATTGCTCTCTCACTGAATGTAAAATACTGAGTAttcaagagtaattttttaataaagaataagTAATACTCATATccttatatttacatattagaaTTTAGATAACTAAAGCAAGAGAAGTCAAAAGAAAACCCTACCTTGAAAGTGCACCATATTATCTGAAGAAAGTTGATCAACCATATATATAGTTGTTGCCAAAACGGAAGAAGGTTTGCTCCTTACAATAAACTCTTGAGCTTTGTGCAGCACTTCTCTCATAGCTTTGATGACATGGTTGTCAAGGCCAAGAGATTGGTGCATAAGCGTTCACCTAAGTCCAAGGCTTGTGTCTTGCCATAATTTCTGCCCACCTGAAAATGCTTTTTGAACACTCCTATGACCTTGTTAATAtgtttattcttctctttggctCCTCCAGAAACACTTTGCATTTCCTTTACAGTCCTTGGAAATTCCTCTTCTTGACATGCCAAGTACAAGCATGCCACCATAGAGGCCCTTGAATGTCTTCTCCGTCCCCTAAATACCCTACTACCTTCTGCTTTCTTGTATAGTTCCTTGGCATGATTTTTTATGCTCCAAACCAAGCCTAAGTTATTAGCCATTTGTTCCATGGTCAAGAGCACGGCTACAAGATTGCAATCTCTCTTCAGTTTTCTCTTGGCATCCCTGTTGGCATTCTTGATTCCCCGTTGATTCTTACAAGTTTTTACCATATCACTATTGTTATTGTCATACGAGGAGGGGTGTGTAACAAGAGTGCTAAGGCCAACTCCAATAATCTAACAGTAATAGTGGCTCTGATAtcatttgttgaaatttttaataaaccttataaaatatcaaatgagtACAAAAACACATTACGTCAAattatcaagaggttttaaAGAATACCCGAATCCATAGAACTTGATCAACACGCAGTGAAATCTTACACTggtcacgaacaattggtttaatgatCTTCCTCTATCAAATCACTTTTATTCCTTAGGGgaccttcgttttctcttcaTATGGGGAGAGGAGAAACTGTTTCTTGATTTGGTGTATTGGGAATCATAACCATGCCTTAGGTTTTAACctattagggttctcatgatctCCTAATGCGCCAAACTGATTTCCGCTCATTAAGTCCATATCAATTTTGTTGACAATCTAATGAGTTCATTGAATTagatcattttatattaaactcatataaatgtaaatagctaatataaatgttataatataatatgtagttcatattaattaattaggaattataaaattcctaacacgAATGAAGATGTTAGAACGACATTGGCTCCATCGAAAGATGAGATTCAACAATACAGAGTCGCTTTATGTCCTCAACATTGGCATACCAGCCCGGAATCTGAACCAACGCAAGGGAATGAAGATCTTTGTATACCTTCTTCAATGTCTCTTTCCACACTTTACAAGCTTTTGCAACTTGGTCCAtgcctaatccaattaaatgaaaattctcCTCAAGATACATACGAAAttcaaaactttaattttaaagaaaagaagCTAGAGACTTATAGAGAAATTGGTGGGCAAGTTTCAACTGCTTTTTAATGTGCCATAATccatccaaaaaaatattacaaaaaagaaTCTAACAATTAAGTGAGgggtgaaaaaaaaagggaaattcTTCATGTATAGTACAAAACTTTTAACATGAAAATTCAagttaatcaattacaatgtaaattatttttatcatttctcTCACACGTGTGTAGTCATGTAAGAATTTCACTGTAgatatttcataatttataattattcattgTGAATAAAAGTTTTCTTGAGGAGGAAAAAAGTAGGCAatggcaaaataaaaaattgtgccACCATAGTGAGTTTGATTGTagggaaggaaaagaaaatcaaaaacaTCTTCAACATTTCCTAAGAAACTCAAGAATTTGAGTAATGGAAATGATATACTTAGACACCTATTGGCCATTAGACACCAAGAAAGAGATtcaaatagaagaaaaatgtataaatatgataagtaatatcatatatcaaattaaaagagctcagataaaaataaataatggattGTCTTTTTTCTATACATTATGAAGGGATTGTTTAATTTATCTCAAgtaaaaattagattaaataattttgagaagataattaatgcaattaaaaaattatatcaatttgaATTACATAACTAATTACACCAATCTATCTTTTATAAGATGTTTaaccatatttttatttagcaTAAGATAGAGAACCTTATAAGAACAATGATTtttcaacattttatttttccaaacatCTAATTAACGtttatgtttttctcttttttttcttcttgtcacATTATAATAGCATTTatcatacatataattttttttcattttattgctCTTTCACTTAATgtcaaaaaaacattttgagtGTTCAAGAATCATTATTGAATAAAGAATAAGTATGCAATATTCAAATCCTTATATTTAAATGTTGGAGTGTAGACATCTAAAGCAAGAGAAGTCAAAGGATAACCCTGCCTTGAAAGATCTTATTCTTCGAAGAAAGCTGATCAACCATATCAATTGTTGTTGCCAAGATGATAGAAGGCTTCCTCCTTACATAAAACTCGTGTGCTTTGTGCAGCACTTCTCTCACAGCCTTAATTACATGATTGGCAAGGCCAAGCTCGGAGCAGAAGCATTCACCTATGTCTAGGGCTTGTGCCTTGTCATAATTTTTGCCTACCTGCAAATGCTTATTGAATACTCCTATAGCCTTGTTAATCTGCTTCTCTTTGGCTCCACCAGCAACACTTTGAATTTCCTTTACTGTCCTTGGAAAACCCTCTTCTTGACATGCCAAGTACAAGCATGCCATCATAGAGGCCCTTGAATGTCTTCTCCACTTAAATATCTTTCGACCTTGTGCTTTCTTGTAGAGTTCCTTAGCATGATTTTTTATGCTCCAAACAAAACCTAAGTTATTAGCAATTTATTCCATGGTACTGAGGGCTTCAGCTAGGAGATTGTAATCTCTCGCTGAATATTTCCCGTTGATTGTTGAGAGTGTTTACCTTAAGTCACTATTGGAGGGTGTATGTGCAACACTAGTGCTAAGGCCAGCTCCACTAGTCAGTAAAGGGGCACTCAAACTGGATTCTTTTTTGTGATGCTCATTTTGATcattatcattgtcatcatcatcCTAGCCACATTTGGTGTAGAGTCTCTGTTTtggtgtttcttcttctactcgaGAACGAAGCCACATTCGGAGCAGA from Glycine soja cultivar W05 chromosome 8, ASM419377v2, whole genome shotgun sequence includes:
- the LOC114424013 gene encoding transcription initiation factor IIB-like, producing the protein MVKTCKNQRGIKNANRDAKRKLKRDCNLVAVLLTMEQMANNLGLVWSIKNHAKELYKKAEGSRVFRGRRRHSRASMVACLYLACQEEEFPRTVKEMQSVSGGAKEKNKHINKVIGVFKKHFQVGRNYGKTQALDLGERLCTNLLALTTMSSKL
- the LOC114424014 gene encoding transcription initiation factor IIB-like is translated as MACLYLACQEEGFPRTVKEIQSVAGGAKEKQINKAIGVFNKHLQVGKNYDKAQALDIGECFCSELGLANHVIKAVREVLHKAHEFYVRRKPSIILATTIDMVDQLSSKNKIFQGRVIL